Proteins encoded by one window of Labrus bergylta chromosome 2, fLabBer1.1, whole genome shotgun sequence:
- the plekha2 gene encoding pleckstrin homology domain-containing family A member 2 isoform X2, translated as MPYFDRLNRVCGFLDIEEKENSCRFQRRYFILDTQGNALLWYMDNPQNLPSGASFVGSLKLTYISKVNEATAKQKPKTEFCFVINAVSRRYFLQANDVTDMREWVAALNKASKITNESEDTEGRERKSSRPGMLRCGYCVKQGNVRKSWKRRFFTLDDNAVSYYKSETDKDPLRAIPLRDIQKVHECLVKSGELLLRDNLFEIITNSRTFYIQTDSPEEMHGWIRDVELKIQDFRGPPKGFPFKRASSLYRSHNSSSSSRGHHSDDRRPPLTKSCSVNPGWQPWMPVPPCEPSILDVEDEDSPFSSVPTVPSLSSSSTSSSTSSSSNSLSTPAPGPNVPPTASTSGLGILAASGDAAFGRRRHRSQPQPHSGCSFPFSLDDDGIRTTDV; from the exons ATGCCGTACTTTGATCGGCTCAACCGTGTGTGCGGCTTCCTTGACATCGAGGAGAAGGAGAACAGCTGCCGCTTCCAGAGGCGATACTTTATCCTCGACACGCAGGGAAATGCTCTGCTCTGGTACATGGACAACCCTCAG AACCTGCCCAGTGGAGCCAGCTTCGTTGGCAGCCTGAAACTAACCTACATCTCCAAG GTGAATGAAGCTACAGCCAAGCAAAAGCCAAAGACAGAGTTCTGCTTTG tcattAACGCAGTTTCTCGGCGGTACTTCCTCCAAGCTAACGATGTGACTGACATGAGAGAATGGGTGGCTGCTCTCAACAAGGCCAGCAAGATCACG aatGAGAGTGAAGACACTGAGGGGCGAGAGAGGAAGAGCAGCAGGCCAGGCATGCTGAGGTGCGGTTACTGTGTCAAACAGGGAAATGTG aggaagaGCTGGAAGAGGAGGTTTTTCACCCTGGATGACAATGCAGTCAGTTACTACAAGTCTGAGACG GATAAGGATCCTCTCCGAGCTATTCCGCTGAGGGACATTCAGAAGGTCCATGAATGTCTTGTCAAGTCAGG GGAACTCCTTCTGAGAGACAACCTGTTTGAGATCATCACTAACTCTCGGACCTTCTACATTCAG ACAGACTCTCCAGAGGAGATGCATGGCTGGATCAGGGATGTTGAGTTGAAGATCCAGGACTTCAGAGGTCCTCCTAAG GGTTTTCCATTTAAACGAGCATCCTCTCTGTATAGAAGTCacaactcctcctcctcgtcccgAGGTCATCATAGTGACGATCGCAGACCTCCTCTGACCAAGTCCTGCTCTGTGAATCCAGGCTGGCAGCCCTGGATGCCTGTCCCACCCTGTGAGCCCTCCATCCTGGACGTAGAGGATGAAGACAGCCCTTTCAGCTCTGTGCCCACCGtgccttctctctcctcttcctcaacctcttcctccacctcatCCTCCTCCAACTCCCTCTCCACCCCGGCTCCTGGCCCTAATGTTCCTCCCACTGCATCCACCAGCGGACTAGGGATCCTCGCAGCATCAGGAGACGCAGCATTTGGGAGGCGGAGGCACCGCTCGCAGCCTCAGCCTCACAGCGGCTGCAGCTTCCCCTTCAGCCTGGATGACGATGGCATCCGCACCACCGACGTCTAA
- the plekha2 gene encoding pleckstrin homology domain-containing family A member 2 isoform X1 → MPYFDRLNRVCGFLDIEEKENSCRFQRRYFILDTQGNALLWYMDNPQNLPSGASFVGSLKLTYISKVNEATAKQKPKTEFCFVINAVSRRYFLQANDVTDMREWVAALNKASKITVPKSCPVPQRSDVTAVISDTQGGRRQQAYKAEIIGGVVVHTPIQNESEDTEGRERKSSRPGMLRCGYCVKQGNVRKSWKRRFFTLDDNAVSYYKSETDKDPLRAIPLRDIQKVHECLVKSGELLLRDNLFEIITNSRTFYIQTDSPEEMHGWIRDVELKIQDFRGPPKGFPFKRASSLYRSHNSSSSSRGHHSDDRRPPLTKSCSVNPGWQPWMPVPPCEPSILDVEDEDSPFSSVPTVPSLSSSSTSSSTSSSSNSLSTPAPGPNVPPTASTSGLGILAASGDAAFGRRRHRSQPQPHSGCSFPFSLDDDGIRTTDV, encoded by the exons ATGCCGTACTTTGATCGGCTCAACCGTGTGTGCGGCTTCCTTGACATCGAGGAGAAGGAGAACAGCTGCCGCTTCCAGAGGCGATACTTTATCCTCGACACGCAGGGAAATGCTCTGCTCTGGTACATGGACAACCCTCAG AACCTGCCCAGTGGAGCCAGCTTCGTTGGCAGCCTGAAACTAACCTACATCTCCAAG GTGAATGAAGCTACAGCCAAGCAAAAGCCAAAGACAGAGTTCTGCTTTG tcattAACGCAGTTTCTCGGCGGTACTTCCTCCAAGCTAACGATGTGACTGACATGAGAGAATGGGTGGCTGCTCTCAACAAGGCCAGCAAGATCACG GTCCCCAAGTCATGCCCCGTCCCCCAAAGGTCAGATGTGACTGCAGTAATCAGCGACACTCAGGGAGGAAGGAGACAGCAGGCTTACAAGGCGGAGATCATCGGTGGAGTGGTGGTGCACACTCCCATCCAG aatGAGAGTGAAGACACTGAGGGGCGAGAGAGGAAGAGCAGCAGGCCAGGCATGCTGAGGTGCGGTTACTGTGTCAAACAGGGAAATGTG aggaagaGCTGGAAGAGGAGGTTTTTCACCCTGGATGACAATGCAGTCAGTTACTACAAGTCTGAGACG GATAAGGATCCTCTCCGAGCTATTCCGCTGAGGGACATTCAGAAGGTCCATGAATGTCTTGTCAAGTCAGG GGAACTCCTTCTGAGAGACAACCTGTTTGAGATCATCACTAACTCTCGGACCTTCTACATTCAG ACAGACTCTCCAGAGGAGATGCATGGCTGGATCAGGGATGTTGAGTTGAAGATCCAGGACTTCAGAGGTCCTCCTAAG GGTTTTCCATTTAAACGAGCATCCTCTCTGTATAGAAGTCacaactcctcctcctcgtcccgAGGTCATCATAGTGACGATCGCAGACCTCCTCTGACCAAGTCCTGCTCTGTGAATCCAGGCTGGCAGCCCTGGATGCCTGTCCCACCCTGTGAGCCCTCCATCCTGGACGTAGAGGATGAAGACAGCCCTTTCAGCTCTGTGCCCACCGtgccttctctctcctcttcctcaacctcttcctccacctcatCCTCCTCCAACTCCCTCTCCACCCCGGCTCCTGGCCCTAATGTTCCTCCCACTGCATCCACCAGCGGACTAGGGATCCTCGCAGCATCAGGAGACGCAGCATTTGGGAGGCGGAGGCACCGCTCGCAGCCTCAGCCTCACAGCGGCTGCAGCTTCCCCTTCAGCCTGGATGACGATGGCATCCGCACCACCGACGTCTAA
- the tbx5b gene encoding T-box transcription factor TBX5 isoform X1, whose protein sequence is MANGEDQFGLADSPESDCMDSPKDTEKEKPSYTLNAPSSPQTASSQQGMEGIKVFLHDRELWTKFDEVGTEMIITKAGRRMFPSYKVKVTGLNPKTKYILLMDIVPADDHRYKFADNKWSVTGKAEPAMPGRLYVHPDSPATGSHWSRQLVSFQKLKLTNNHLDPFGHIILNSMHKYQPRLHIVKADENNGFGSKNTAFCTHVFSETAFIAVTSYQNHKITQLKIENNPFAKGFRGSDDNELHRMAKLQGKDYPVIPRSTVRQRGCSTGSPYSGEGRGLRGSPEAVSSPYSCENGLNSSSPQELLNAPPAHYILPHLNLQHGQQSQVFHCREERKRKAENCSSGNRHHPYKKPFTGSSPSEGESYFHPSSYHPPPPGLSNTPALGLTDSPYTSDMGQRQACMYAGSEPRLDELNCTSWSYTCPLPSAMTPVDPYPPYTSHPPYSSSPQGSRLSAIAHQSSSPLGEHMAHDPYQSQSCGPQPQSSQSVHSRQLSPPLREYPRYTANLSPPLYHTLETHTHIRCGVPEWSAAS, encoded by the exons ATGGCAAACGGAGAAGACCAGTTCGGCCTTGCAGATAGTCCGGAGTCGGACTGCATGGATTCCCCAAAAGACACCGAAAAGGAGAAACCGAGCTACACCCTGAACGCACCATCTTCACCGCAGACAGCCTCTAGCCAGCAG GGGATGGAGGGAATCAAAGTTTTCCTTCATGACAGAGAACTTTGGACAAAGTTTGATGAAGTGGGGACTGAAATGATCATCACTAAGGCTGGGAG GAGGATGTTCCCCAGTTACAAAGTGAAGGTCACAGGACTCAACCCGAAAACCAAGTACATCCTCCTGATGGACATCGTGCCCGCAGATGACCATCGCTACAAGTTCGCAGACAACAAATG GTCGGTGACGGGAAAGGCGGAGCCCGCGATGCCCGGGAGGCTCTACGTTCACCCGGACTCTCCTGCCACCGGATCTCACTGGAGCCGCCAGCTCGTCTCTTTTCAGAAGCTCAAACTCACCAACAACCACCTGGACCCCTTTGGACAC ATAATACTGAACTCCATGCACAAATACCAGCCCCGACTCCACATAGTAAAGGCGGACGAGAACAACGGCTTCGGCTCCAAAAACACTGCTTTCTGCACCCACGTATTCTCGGAGACCGCCTTCATTGCTGTGACGTCCTACCAGAACCACAAG ATTACACAGTTGAAGATTGAGAATAATCCCTTTGCGAAAGGCTTCAGAGGCAGCGACGACAACGAGCTGCACCGCATGGCCAAGCTACAAGG TAAAGACTACCCCGTGATCCCTCGCAGTACAGTCCGTCAGAGAGGCTGCTCCACCGGGAGTCCCTACAGTGGGGAGGGTCGGGGTCTGCGGGGATCCCCCGAAGCTGTCAGCTCCCCCTACAGCTGTGAGAATGGCTTGAACAGCAGCAGCCCCCAGGAGCTGCTGAACGCTCCCCCTGCACACTACATTCTCCCTCACCTGAACCTGCAGCACGGCCAACAGTCACAGGTTTTCcactgcagagaggagaggaagaggaaag cgGAGAACTGCTCTTCAGGAAACCGCCATCACCCATACAAGAAACCCTTCACTGGTAGCTCACCAAGCGAGGGCGAGTCCTACTTTCACCCCTCCTCCTACCATCCCCCTCCACCCGGCCTCTCCAACACCCCTGCCCTGGGCCTCACTGACTCCCCCTACACCTCAGACATGGGACAGCGTCAGGCATGCATGTATGCCGGCTCGGAGCCCAGACTGGATGAACTGAACTGTACATCCTGGTCTTACACCTGCCCGCTCCCTTCTGCAATGACCCCTGTGGACCCCTACCCACCTTACACCTCCCATCCCCCCTACAGCTCAAGTCCTCAGGGTTCTCGACTCAGCGCAATAGCCCACCAGAGCTCATCTCCTCTGGGTGAACACATGGCCCACGACCCCTATCAGAGCCAGAGCTGCGGTCCTCAGCCTCAGAGCTCCCAGAGTGTTCACAGCAGGCAGCTCAGCCCTCCTCTCAGAGAGTACCCTCGCTACACGGCCAACCTGTCCCCTCCTCTTTACCACACgctagagacacacacacacatccggTGCGGGGTGCCAGAATGGAGCGCAGCCTCATAA
- the tbx5b gene encoding T-box transcription factor TBX5 isoform X2, which produces MFPSYKVKVTGLNPKTKYILLMDIVPADDHRYKFADNKWSVTGKAEPAMPGRLYVHPDSPATGSHWSRQLVSFQKLKLTNNHLDPFGHIILNSMHKYQPRLHIVKADENNGFGSKNTAFCTHVFSETAFIAVTSYQNHKITQLKIENNPFAKGFRGSDDNELHRMAKLQGKDYPVIPRSTVRQRGCSTGSPYSGEGRGLRGSPEAVSSPYSCENGLNSSSPQELLNAPPAHYILPHLNLQHGQQSQVFHCREERKRKAENCSSGNRHHPYKKPFTGSSPSEGESYFHPSSYHPPPPGLSNTPALGLTDSPYTSDMGQRQACMYAGSEPRLDELNCTSWSYTCPLPSAMTPVDPYPPYTSHPPYSSSPQGSRLSAIAHQSSSPLGEHMAHDPYQSQSCGPQPQSSQSVHSRQLSPPLREYPRYTANLSPPLYHTLETHTHIRCGVPEWSAAS; this is translated from the exons ATGTTCCCCAGTTACAAAGTGAAGGTCACAGGACTCAACCCGAAAACCAAGTACATCCTCCTGATGGACATCGTGCCCGCAGATGACCATCGCTACAAGTTCGCAGACAACAAATG GTCGGTGACGGGAAAGGCGGAGCCCGCGATGCCCGGGAGGCTCTACGTTCACCCGGACTCTCCTGCCACCGGATCTCACTGGAGCCGCCAGCTCGTCTCTTTTCAGAAGCTCAAACTCACCAACAACCACCTGGACCCCTTTGGACAC ATAATACTGAACTCCATGCACAAATACCAGCCCCGACTCCACATAGTAAAGGCGGACGAGAACAACGGCTTCGGCTCCAAAAACACTGCTTTCTGCACCCACGTATTCTCGGAGACCGCCTTCATTGCTGTGACGTCCTACCAGAACCACAAG ATTACACAGTTGAAGATTGAGAATAATCCCTTTGCGAAAGGCTTCAGAGGCAGCGACGACAACGAGCTGCACCGCATGGCCAAGCTACAAGG TAAAGACTACCCCGTGATCCCTCGCAGTACAGTCCGTCAGAGAGGCTGCTCCACCGGGAGTCCCTACAGTGGGGAGGGTCGGGGTCTGCGGGGATCCCCCGAAGCTGTCAGCTCCCCCTACAGCTGTGAGAATGGCTTGAACAGCAGCAGCCCCCAGGAGCTGCTGAACGCTCCCCCTGCACACTACATTCTCCCTCACCTGAACCTGCAGCACGGCCAACAGTCACAGGTTTTCcactgcagagaggagaggaagaggaaag cgGAGAACTGCTCTTCAGGAAACCGCCATCACCCATACAAGAAACCCTTCACTGGTAGCTCACCAAGCGAGGGCGAGTCCTACTTTCACCCCTCCTCCTACCATCCCCCTCCACCCGGCCTCTCCAACACCCCTGCCCTGGGCCTCACTGACTCCCCCTACACCTCAGACATGGGACAGCGTCAGGCATGCATGTATGCCGGCTCGGAGCCCAGACTGGATGAACTGAACTGTACATCCTGGTCTTACACCTGCCCGCTCCCTTCTGCAATGACCCCTGTGGACCCCTACCCACCTTACACCTCCCATCCCCCCTACAGCTCAAGTCCTCAGGGTTCTCGACTCAGCGCAATAGCCCACCAGAGCTCATCTCCTCTGGGTGAACACATGGCCCACGACCCCTATCAGAGCCAGAGCTGCGGTCCTCAGCCTCAGAGCTCCCAGAGTGTTCACAGCAGGCAGCTCAGCCCTCCTCTCAGAGAGTACCCTCGCTACACGGCCAACCTGTCCCCTCCTCTTTACCACACgctagagacacacacacacatccggTGCGGGGTGCCAGAATGGAGCGCAGCCTCATAA